Part of the Sphingomonas morindae genome, GTGGCGTCGAGATGCGGCTCCTGCGGCAGATAGCCGACGGTGACGCCCTCGGCCGCCCACGCCTCGCCCTGGAATTCCTTGTCGATGCCGGCCATGATCTTCATCAGCGTCGACTTGCCGGTGCCGTTGACGCCGATGATGGCGATCTTGGTGCCCGGCAGGAATTGCAGGCTGATATTGTTGAGCACCGGCTTGGGGGCGCCGGGAAAGGTCTTCGTCAGGCCCTTCATGACGAAGCTATATTGGACGGCCATGCGCGCGCGCTTCCTGCAGATCGGAGGTTGGGATCGTTGCAGGCTATCTAGCGAGGGCAAAGCGGAATGCAAATGCACCGCCGCCCGCCCCGTCGCCGCGCGCGCTCACACCATGGCGGCGAGCAGCTCCTTGATCGGCACGAAACCGAAGCCGACCGCCGAATCGGCGATGCCATAGGGCATGAAGATCAGCTCGCCATGGCGCAGCGCGCCGCAGGTATAGACCACGTTCGGCACATAGCCCTCGCGATCCTCGGCGGCGGCGGCGACCAGCGGCTCGGCGGTGCGGGCCAGCACGCGGCTGGGATCCTCCTTGTCGAGCAGGATCGCGCCGATCGAATATTTGCGCATCGCGCCGACGCCATGGGTGAGCAGCAGCCAGCCCTCGTCCAGCTCGATCGGCGATCCGCAATTGCCGATCTGCACCATTTCCCAGGGGTAGCGCGGCGTCATCAGCAGCTCGCCCTCGCCCCAGCTGGTGAGATCGTCCGAGCGGATGAGGAAGAGATTCTCGCCGTCCTGGCGACCGGCCATGGCGTAGCGGCCGCCCACGCGCCGCGGGAAGAGCGCCATGCCCTTGTTCCGCGCGGCGGGCCCCGCCAGCGGCGCCATCTGGAAGCTGCGGAAATCGCGCGTGCGGATCAGCTCCGACCGGATCTCCGCGCCATTATAGGCGGTATAGGTGCCGAGCCACTCGACGCTGCCATCGTCATGCGTAAACTCGACCAGCCGCAGATCCTCGAGTCCCTTGGATTGGGCCGAGGTCATCGGGAAGATCACCGTGCCCGAAAGCGTCGAATCGCGATGGCGGTGCACCTCGATCGCGCCATTCTCCAGCTCGCGCGCGCTGTCGGCGGCGGTGGCGAAGGGCGGCTCGGGCGCCAGCTCGAAAAAGGTGCCGGGCGAGAGAATGCCCTCGCGGAAGGCGATCGAGCTGATATGCCCCTCGCCCACCGTCCGCAGCGACATGATGATCCGCGAGGAGCCCGGCGACAGGCCCGACTGGTCCGGGTGCCGGACGATCGACGGATTCATGATCGCCGCCGCCGCATAGCTATATTCGTTGCAGAAGAAGGCGCCGATCAGCTGCTGCTTGGTATCGGAGATGGCGTCTCCGTCCAGCGTCAGCGCCCGCGCCATCTGGGCGTAGCGGGTCTTGAACACGTCGCGCGTCTGCCAGTGCCGCGCCTCGAAATCCTTGAGGACCATGGACAGCTCGCGCGCCGCCTCGGCCTCGTCGAGGGCGAGCACGCCGTCGACGATCCGCCGCGGCCGGCTGGGCCGGCCATTCTGGCTCTCCACCGGAATCTGAAAGGGGCGCACGACAACCCGCGAAGCGTCCGCCTGAAGGCGCAACGGCCAATGCATTACCAGATCGAGCACGATCCCTCCCGAAAACCCGTGCCAGGCTCTACCGGCCTCCTGCCGCAGCCGCGTCAGGAGGCAAGCAGGTCCGCGGGTGTGAAGCCGCCGTTCCTGCCGGCCTTTTCCGCCATTTCGCGCATCGCGCAACAGGCAAATTGGAAGGCGAGCACCGACTCGGCGCCCTGGTTGAGATTGACCCGATCCGCCATCAGCCCGTCGAAGCAGCCGCCATCGGCGGGGATGCCGATCGGCAGGCCGAGATCGTTGGCGCCCAGATACCAGTCATAGGCCCGCCGCGCCGAGGCCGCCCAGCGCGGATCGCCGGTGAGATCCAGCGCCGTGCGCGCCGCCTCGATCGTCGCCCAGGCCTCGAGCGGCTGCTGGTCGAAGGGCAGCGGATCCTGGTGCGCGCGGCCGAAACTGTCCGTGCCCACCGCGCGGAACTGGCCGAGCGGGTTCACCTGCCGCGTTTCCAGCCAGCTCAGCGTCTCCAGCCCCGCCGCCACCATCTCGGGCGCGCCCAGGCGATCGCCGGCGCGCAGCAGTGCCTGGGGGAGCCGGGCATTGTCATAGGCCAGCACCGATTCGAACCAGCGCCAGTCCGGCCGCGCGGCGGCGCGATAATCGGCGAGCAGGCGCGCCGCCCCGTCGCGCAGCAGCGTCGTGGCCAGGTTGTGCGCGGGATGCGCATCCAGCATCGCGTCGCAGCCCAGGATCACGAAGGCGATGGTGCGCGGGCTGGCGAGCGACCGGACATGCGGCGCCACCTGGTCGAACAGGTGCGACGCCCAGATCTTCAGATCGGTGCGCCGCGCGTTGCGCGCGGTATCGCCCAGCGACCAGAGCGAGCGGCCGAAACTATCCTCCGACCCCTCGCTTTCCAGCCAGCCGCGATCATAGCCCATGAAGTTGCGGAACCGCCCGCGCGCGCCGTTCCAGGCATGCTGGACAAAGGCCGCGTAGATCGTCGCCAGCGCGTCCGCGCGCGACGCCTGCGCGCCGGTGATGCGGTGCATCAGCATCAGCGCCCGGCAATTATCGTCCACGCAATAGCCATGATTGCGATCGGGCACGGCGAAGATGGAATGCTGGATGATGCCGCAGCCGTCGCTCAGCCGCTCGACCCCGGTGAGATCGGGGCCGACCGGTTCGATCGCCGTCAGCCGATCGACGGGAAACAGGCGCGCCGGTTGTGATCCCAGCGCCTCCTCGAACAAGGCGACATAGGCGCGGGCGAATTCCGACCATACCATGGTCCGGCCGACAGCCCAGGCCGCCTCGCCCATGCGCAGGCGCCGCTCGGGATGATCCAGAAGATCCACCAGCGCGCGCGCGAAGCCGATCGAATCGCCGAACGGCACCAGCCGTCCCATCGCCGGGTCGAGCAGCTCCACCGCATGCCAATAGGGCGTGGACACGACCGGCCGCCCCATCGCCACCGCATAGGAGAGCGTGCCCGAGGTGATCTGCGCCTCGTTGAGATAGGGCGTAACGTAGATGTCGGTCGCGGCCAAATAGTCGAGCAGCGTTTCCTGCTCGGTATAGGCGTTGATGAAGCGCACATTGTCGCTCACGCCCAGCTCCTCGGCCAGCGCCATCAGCCGCTCGCGATAGGCCTCGCCCTCATGCGCCACGAGATGCGGATGCGTGGCGCCCAGCACCACATAGAGCGTCTCGGGATGCGCCGCGACGATCGCCGGCAGCGCCCGGATCATCGTCTCCAGCCCCTTGTTGGGCGACAAGAGGCCAAAGGTGAGCAGCACCTTGCGCCCGTCGAAGCCGAACAGCGCCTTTTCGCGCACGCCGTCGCTCAGCGGGCGGTCGGGCACGCCATGCGGCACCACCGCGATATGCTCCGCCGCGATGCCGTGCACCGCCATCAGCAGCTCGCGGCCCTTCTCCGCCATCACCACCAGCTTGGCCGCGCGGCGGGCGAGCGCCTCCATCACGCGGCGCTGGTCAGCATTGGGCTGTTCCAGCACCGTGTGGAGCGTCACCACCACCGGCGCGGTGACGCGATCGAGCAGCTTGAGCAGATGGCCGCCGGCATCGCCGCCATAGATGCCATATTCGTGCTGCACGCAGACGATGTCGGCGCCGCTGGTGTTGATGCGATGCGCGGCGGCGGCATAATCGGCCAGCGCGTCCTGGCCGATCTCGCACACCACCGTCGACGGATAGTCGTAGCGGTTGCCGCGATCGTTCATCGCGTAGACGTCCACCGCCAGGTCCGGAAAGGCATCACTGAAGCCTTCGCGGAAATGCTCGGTGAAGGTGGCGATGCCGCATAGCCGCGGCGGGCTGTTGCCAATCAGGGCAATTCGGCGCAGCGCGCGAGACGAAGCCATGTCGAAGTCCCTCTATGTTCCGCCGGCACCGGATCGGGACGCATACCCGCAGGAAGGCGCCCGCCGGCCGGGTTCAATATGGTAATGCTCTATCCCATGTGAAAGTTGCGGATGCTGCGATGCGAACCGACGCGGCCGCTCGTTTCGGCCCCGGGGAGTCGGTGAACCGAGGACGCCGGCCCGTTTTTCCCGTTGACCGTTACCGCGCCCGCGTTATGCCAACCGCCAGGGGACGGCAGCTGCCGCGACCCCATGTGAGAATATAGGGAGCTGCCCGCATGAAGAAGTTCGCTTTCGTCCTCGCCGCTGCTGGCCTGATGAGCGTCGCCGCCTGCAACAAGTCGCCGCAGGCCGAGGCTGTCGAGAATGCGGGCGACAACGCCGCCGCCGCGCTCGACAATGCCGGTGACAATCTCTCGGCCGCTGCCGACAACGCCACCAACGAGCAGACCGAGGCCGCGCTCGACAACGCCGCCGACAACGCGCACGCCGCGGCCGACAATGTGAAGGACACGGCCGAGAACAAGGCCGACGCGATCGACTCCAAGAAGTGATCGCGCGCGCCCGCCGCGAGGCGGGCGCCCGGAAGAAGCGCCGCCTCCTGCCCGGAGCGGCGCTTTTTTCATGCCCGGTGCGCGCCGGCGGTCGAGCGACGGGCCGCCCGGCGGCGCCCCGCGTCAGGGAATGAAACGGGCGCGATATTCCTTGGGCTTGCCCAGCGAAAAGGCGCGGTCGCGGCAGAAATAGCAGATGAACTCGCTGTAGCGCAGCCCCTGTGCGGCGAGCAGCCGGAAGAGATCGGCGATCGTCTTGTCGCGCTGCAGCAGATCGAATCGATGGCGCACGGTGACGACATCGGTACCCTGCGCGCGCATCAGCCCGCTGTCGAGCGCCGCCAGCCGATCATAACTGTCCTCGAAGATCATGCCATTGGCCGTGCGGCGGCCGCCCGGCTTCTGGAACTTCGAGAGATTGTAGTTTTCTATGGTCGCGCCGCCGCGTTCATAGGTCTGCACATTGCTGTAGTGGAAATATTCGACACAGGGTTCGACCAGCAGCGAATAGTGGCGTGGCCCGAGAAAAGTGACCCCGGCGCCGAAGGGCACCGGCACCTGGGATCGCCCGAAGGTCTGCGCGCCATGCGCCGAGATCAGCAGCATGGGATTGACGCCGATCTGCCCCGCCGGATGCCAGATATAGAAATGATCGCCAAGTTCGGTGCGCTGCGCCATGCTCATCCTCACGCGGAAAAGCGCCTCCTGTCCGCCCGCGATGACGGGAGCATGTCGCCGGCGTTGCAGGCGTAACGCAGCTCGGATCGCCTCCCGCCCGAGGGCGGCGCGACCCGGGTAAGACCCGCGCCGCCATCGCGCCCGATGCGGTCGGGCACGGCCTCCGCACGCCCGACGCTCCCTTGCGGCCGCCCTGGCCCATGGCGCTCTTCTTGACCCCGCCGGACCCGATGCCTAGGAAACCCGCCGTCGGGGAGTAGCGCAGTCTGGTAGCGCATCTGCTTTGGGAGCAGAGGGTCGCAGGTTCGAATCCTGTCTCCCCGACCATCGCGCCTCCCCGTCCGCAGCCCTTCCCGCCCGCAGCCCGGCCAGCCGAGGCCGCTCAGCCGCGTTTGAGCATCGGGACGGCGGGCGCTTCGCCCCAGGGGCGGATCACCGTGTCGGTGCCGTAGAGGCGGCCGGTGCCGCGCTCGGCGCGCTTGGCGGCGTAGAGGGCGAGATCGGCGCGGCGGAGCAGTTCCGAGCCGGCGATCGGCGCCTCGGCCAGCACCGCGCCCACCGTGGCGGTGACGATGCGGCGCGCGCCGTCCTGCGTCACCATCTGGCGCAGCGCGCGCAGCACGGTCTGCACCAGCGCGGGCAGCGCGGCGCAGTCGCGCGGGCGGCGCACCAGCAGCACGAACTCGTCGCCGCCCAGCCGCGCGGTGAAATTCTGCCCCATGCCGGGCCCGCGCAACACCTCGCCGACGCGGCGCAGCACCGCGTCGCCCGCCTCATGGCCATGATTGTCGTTGATCGGCTTGAAGCCATCGAGATCGATCAGCAGCAGCGCCAGCGGCGTGCCCGGCGCCTGCGCCACCGCCTCGTCGAGATGCGCCTCGAACTCGGCGCGGTTGGCCAGGCCGGTGAGGCTGTCGGTGCTCGCGCTGTGCTTCAGTTCGAGTTCGTAGCGGTGCCGCTCGGTCATGTCCTGGAACACGCCCACCACCGCGATCGGCCCCGCCTCGGAGCGCTCCACCTCGCCCGAGCCGCGCACATATTTGCGCGCGCCGGTGGCGCTGATCAGCGCGCTCTCGAAGGTGAAGGGCGCGCCGGTGGCGACGGCATCGTCGATCAGCGCGGCGATGCGCGCGCGATCGGCCGGCGGATAGAAGGCCAGCGCCGCCGCGCGCGTGGGCGCGGGGCCGACCGGCATGTCGTGGATGGCGAAGACCTGGTCCGACCATTCCACCGACGCATCGGCGAGCGACAGCCGCCAGGATCCGATCCCCGCCATCCGCTCCGCCTGGCGCAGCTGTCGGTTCTTGCGGGCGATCACCGCCGCATCGGCCTGCACCTCGCGCGACAGGCGGAGCGTCGCCGCGGCCGCCGCGCGGGCGCGGATCAGCCCGTCCACCAGCCCGGCGAGCCGCGCGAGCTGAAGGCGCGCCTCCGGGCCGAAGCGGCGCGGCGCGGTGTCGATCAGGCACAGCGTGCCGATCGCCGGCCCCGCGGCATCGGTCCCGGCGCCGGTCGGCCGCAGCGGCGCACCCGCATAGAAGCGCACGCCCTCCGCCCCGATGACGAGCGGATTGGCCGAGAAGCGCGGATCGGCCGCCGCATCCTCGATCACCATCACCTCGTCGCTCAGCACGGCATGGGCGCAGAAGGCGTGCTCGCGCGGAACCTGCCGCGCCTCCAGCCCGCACCGCGCCTTGAACCATTGCCGGTGCCGATCGACCAGCGACACCATAGCGATCGGACAGTCGAAAATCTGCCGCGCGAGCAGCACCGCCGATTGGAACTCCGCCTCCTCGGGCGTGTCCAGCAGGGCCAGCTCGGCGAGGGTCGCGCACCGATCGGCCAGCAGGGGATCGTGAAGAGCCATGGCCTTCTCTCCACCGTCGTGGCTTACGAGAGGCTTACCATCCCGCCCCAAGACCAAGGCTTCGACGAAGGTCGGTGGCCGGCGGGCGGTCGCTCGGCGATGCCGGGCGCAGCCTCGGGCTTATCCTAGGTGAGCGGATCTAGAGGCTAGGCCTGGGGATCGGGAAGATTGTGGTAGCGGAGGAGGGACTCACGTGTTCGTCCGAAGCGCCTTATGCGCCTGCGTTATTCGCTGTGGGCCCCGTGTCCGTGACCCCGATCTTCTGGGTCTTGCTGGGAGGTGCTGGGAAAGATCGATCACGCCTTTGTGATGCGGAAACGCCGCCCGGTGAGGGGCGGCGTGTCGGCGCCGGAGCTGTGCCGGGGGGCGTTACGACGATCGCCGACTGCACCCGATCGTCGGAGTGGATGGTCGTCGCCATCATCGTCGCCGCCACGCAGCTCGAACCCCATTCGGCACCCGCAAAACTTGCGGCGCTTGATCGCGAGATCGCGCGACAGGAGCACGATCAGCGATCCCGGCAGGATGATGAGCAGCGCCTTGCCCATCACCGC contains:
- a CDS encoding glycosyltransferase family 4 protein translates to MASSRALRRIALIGNSPPRLCGIATFTEHFREGFSDAFPDLAVDVYAMNDRGNRYDYPSTVVCEIGQDALADYAAAAHRINTSGADIVCVQHEYGIYGGDAGGHLLKLLDRVTAPVVVTLHTVLEQPNADQRRVMEALARRAAKLVVMAEKGRELLMAVHGIAAEHIAVVPHGVPDRPLSDGVREKALFGFDGRKVLLTFGLLSPNKGLETMIRALPAIVAAHPETLYVVLGATHPHLVAHEGEAYRERLMALAEELGVSDNVRFINAYTEQETLLDYLAATDIYVTPYLNEAQITSGTLSYAVAMGRPVVSTPYWHAVELLDPAMGRLVPFGDSIGFARALVDLLDHPERRLRMGEAAWAVGRTMVWSEFARAYVALFEEALGSQPARLFPVDRLTAIEPVGPDLTGVERLSDGCGIIQHSIFAVPDRNHGYCVDDNCRALMLMHRITGAQASRADALATIYAAFVQHAWNGARGRFRNFMGYDRGWLESEGSEDSFGRSLWSLGDTARNARRTDLKIWASHLFDQVAPHVRSLASPRTIAFVILGCDAMLDAHPAHNLATTLLRDGAARLLADYRAAARPDWRWFESVLAYDNARLPQALLRAGDRLGAPEMVAAGLETLSWLETRQVNPLGQFRAVGTDSFGRAHQDPLPFDQQPLEAWATIEAARTALDLTGDPRWAASARRAYDWYLGANDLGLPIGIPADGGCFDGLMADRVNLNQGAESVLAFQFACCAMREMAEKAGRNGGFTPADLLAS
- a CDS encoding glycoside hydrolase family 130 protein → MHWPLRLQADASRVVVRPFQIPVESQNGRPSRPRRIVDGVLALDEAEAARELSMVLKDFEARHWQTRDVFKTRYAQMARALTLDGDAISDTKQQLIGAFFCNEYSYAAAAIMNPSIVRHPDQSGLSPGSSRIIMSLRTVGEGHISSIAFREGILSPGTFFELAPEPPFATAADSARELENGAIEVHRHRDSTLSGTVIFPMTSAQSKGLEDLRLVEFTHDDGSVEWLGTYTAYNGAEIRSELIRTRDFRSFQMAPLAGPAARNKGMALFPRRVGGRYAMAGRQDGENLFLIRSDDLTSWGEGELLMTPRYPWEMVQIGNCGSPIELDEGWLLLTHGVGAMRKYSIGAILLDKEDPSRVLARTAEPLVAAAAEDREGYVPNVVYTCGALRHGELIFMPYGIADSAVGFGFVPIKELLAAMV
- a CDS encoding sensor domain-containing diguanylate cyclase, which gives rise to MALHDPLLADRCATLAELALLDTPEEAEFQSAVLLARQIFDCPIAMVSLVDRHRQWFKARCGLEARQVPREHAFCAHAVLSDEVMVIEDAAADPRFSANPLVIGAEGVRFYAGAPLRPTGAGTDAAGPAIGTLCLIDTAPRRFGPEARLQLARLAGLVDGLIRARAAAAATLRLSREVQADAAVIARKNRQLRQAERMAGIGSWRLSLADASVEWSDQVFAIHDMPVGPAPTRAAALAFYPPADRARIAALIDDAVATGAPFTFESALISATGARKYVRGSGEVERSEAGPIAVVGVFQDMTERHRYELELKHSASTDSLTGLANRAEFEAHLDEAVAQAPGTPLALLLIDLDGFKPINDNHGHEAGDAVLRRVGEVLRGPGMGQNFTARLGGDEFVLLVRRPRDCAALPALVQTVLRALRQMVTQDGARRIVTATVGAVLAEAPIAGSELLRRADLALYAAKRAERGTGRLYGTDTVIRPWGEAPAVPMLKRG
- a CDS encoding putative adhesin, producing MAQRTELGDHFYIWHPAGQIGVNPMLLISAHGAQTFGRSQVPVPFGAGVTFLGPRHYSLLVEPCVEYFHYSNVQTYERGGATIENYNLSKFQKPGGRRTANGMIFEDSYDRLAALDSGLMRAQGTDVVTVRHRFDLLQRDKTIADLFRLLAAQGLRYSEFICYFCRDRAFSLGKPKEYRARFIP